The following are encoded in a window of Carassius auratus strain Wakin unplaced genomic scaffold, ASM336829v1 scaf_tig00216413, whole genome shotgun sequence genomic DNA:
- the LOC113098082 gene encoding frizzled-10-B-like has translation MFAATFGLSLVLLCMAGFCSAISSIDPDRPGEGRCQEIAIPLCKDIGYNLTVMPNLMGHEDQSEAAIKLHEFAPLIEFGCHSHLKFFLCSLYAPMCTEQVSTPIPACRVMCEQARQKCSPIMEQFNFHWPDSLDCSRLPNKNDPNYLCMEAPNNGTDEPPKGSHTHPPDSRPPRPGNSQELPIKERVGKTTCSNPGKFHYVQKSESCAPKCYSNIDVYWSQSDKRFSMVWIAIWSILCFISSAFTVLTFLIDPQRFKYPERPIIFLSMSYCVYSVGFLIRLFVGVENVACDGDNGVQYIIQEGLESTGCTIVFLILYYFGMASSLWWVILTLTWFLAAGKKWGHEAIEANSSYFHLAAWAIPAIKTIMILVMRKVAGDELTGVCYVGSMDVKALTGFVLIPLSCYLIIGTSFLLSGFVALFHIRKVMKTEGENTDKLEKLMVRIGVFSVLYTVPATCVIACYFYERLNMDYWKILAGEQKCTEDSKSGEECVMKSSIPAVEIFMVKIFMLLVVGITSGMWIWTSKTLQSWQNVFSRKLKKKTRRKAACVFTGSGPYLKPHPPLKGHKTKYEPAGPPATCV, from the coding sequence ATGTTTGCTGCCACTTTTGGACTCAGCCTTGTGCTGCTGTGCATGGCCGGGTTTTGTTCCGCTATCAGCTCCATCGACCCGGACCGGCCAGGTGAAGGAAGATGCCAGGAGATTGCTATTCCACTCTGTAAAGACATTGGCTACAACTTGACAGTTATGCCGAATTTAATGGGACATGAAGATCAAAGTGAGGCGGCCATAAAGCTGCACGAGTTTGCTCCACTGATTGAGTTCGGCTGCCACAGTCATCTGAAGTTTTTCTTGTGCTCGCTGTATGCTCCCATGTGCACGGAGCAGGTATCCACACCCATCCCAGCATGTCGAGTAATGTGTGAGCAGGCACGGCAGAAGTGTTCTCCCATCATGGAACAGTTTAACTTCCACTGGCCTGACTCACTGGACTGTTCCAGACTGCCAAATAAAAATGACCCCAATTACCTCTGTATGGAGGCACCAAACAATGGCACCGACGAGCCCCCAAAAGGCTCCCACACTCATCCGCCAGACTCCCGACCCCCTCGGCCAGGTAACAGCCAAGAACTGCCGATAAAGGAGAGGGTCGGTAAGACGACATGCAGCAACCCTGGAAAGTTTCATTACGTTCAGAAGAGCGAGTCCTGTGCCCCCAAGTGTTACTCAAACATCGACGTGTACTGGAGCCAGAGCGACAAGCGCTTCTCCATGGTGTGGATTGCCATCTGGTCCATCCTGTGCTTCATCTCCAGTGCTTTTACAGTCCTCACCTTCCTCATTGATCCACAGCGCTTCAAGTACCCCGAGCGACCGATCATCTTCTTGTCTATGTCTTACTGTGTTTACTCGGTGGGCTTTCTTATAAGACTTTTTGTGGGTGTGGAAAACGTGGCCTGTGACGGTGACAATGGCGTTCAGTACATCATCCAGGAAGGCTTGGAAAGCACTGGCTGCACTATAGTCTTCCTCATTCTTTACTATTTCGGAATGGCCAGTTCCCTGTGGTGGGTCATTCTTACTCTCACGTGGTTCCTCGCTGCTGGGAAAAAATGGGGTCATGAGGCCATTGAAGCCAACAGCAGCTACTTCCATCTAGCGGCATGGGCTATACCAGCAATAAAGACCATCATGATCCTGGTTATGAGGAAGGTAGCGGGCGACGAGCTGACAGGGGTCTGTTATGTGGGCAGCATGGATGTCAAAGCCTTGACGGGTTTTGTTCTTATCCCCCTCTCCTGCTACCTCATTATTGGCACTTCCTTTCTGCTGTCAGGGTTTGTGGCACTCTTTCACATCCGTAAGGTCATGAAGACCGAAGGAGAGAACACGGATAAGTTGGAGAAGCTGATGGTTAGGATCGGCGTCTTCTCTGTGCTTTACACGGTCCCTGCCACTTGCGTCATCGCCTGCTATTTTTACGAGCGTCTCAACATGGATTATTGGAAGATTCTAGCAGGAGAGCAGAAGTGCACTGAGGACAGTAAGAGTGGTGAGGAGTGTGTGATGAAGAGCTCCATCCCAGCCGTGGAGATCTTCATGGTTAAGATTTTTATGTTGCTGGTTGTGGGCATCACCAGCGGCATGTGGATCTGGACCTCCAAAACACTGCAATCGTGGCAGAATGTTTTCAGCCGCAAACTTAAAAAGAAGACAAGGAGGAAGGCTGCATGTGTTTTCACAGGAAGTGGACCTTATCTCAAGCCTCATCCTCCATTGAAAGGACATAAAACCAAGTACGAACCGGCAGGTCCTCCTGCAACCTGTGTATGA